The nucleotide window TACTGCTGTATAAGTACCGCGCGCTAACCGATTGCGCCACTGGAGCTTCGATTAAAGATGCAAAAAGGCCTTAAAAAAACACGTTTATCCAAGATCATAAGAATGACAAGCAAAGAACCTGATGGTTGATTTATGTGAAGATAAATATATCGTGGACCCTTCGTTACACCACCAAAtaaaaaaggcaaaaatatcaacaatacattttgaaaaatatatttttaaaaactgtacATATTGCATAAAGGCAACAATGACAAACATAAATCCATATATAGGTCTCAAAAATACACAATCCAAAAACTGTCTGCTTCTCAAATCTGTAAACAAGACACAGGTTTAGGAGACAAAATACTCAAATATAAAATCTAGTGTCTTACACTGTCTTAAATGTTTAGACTCACTAAACAATTGTCAGTGTCTTAATTATTGGTAACACTGAATAAAAAATGGGTAAATGGGTAAACTGGACAAAGAGGTAAAACAGCAAGGACTGGCAAAATTCCATCTGGCAAGAAGGGCAAATGTGTAAAGTTTTGACAGAGCTGCTTCATTATCTTCTTTCTTGTGGTCagcaattattttatcaactATCATGACAATCGTGTTCTTTCAAGCTGAAGCCCACATGTCCTGCAGGTGGCATGCATTCAATCAATCATTACAGCTCTGCATTCATAGTTCTCCTGAGTCATGGGTCTGTTTTTCTCCCTCTACATCACTTTCTTGCACCGATTCCTTCATTCCCATGTCACCTTTCCACACCTCCTTTAGGCACTCTGAAAGAAAAAAAGTAAGATCCTGTAAATTAGTTGATTCATGTGTATATGAGGACCAGTTTGACTGCATGTCATGTGTATAAATATAGGCATATACACAGACAAGACAGAAAAAAGTCAGACAGTATTTACTACCTTGGTCTGAGTTTCTCAGGACATGGGCCTCACAGAAGAATTTATCAAGTCTCTCTTCTTGATGATGGAAGTACCAGTTCTCTACAACTTCTTCATGTTCCTCTAACATCGTCTCACACTGTAATACAAAACACAACATaggtatttaaatatatttttaagagaTATATAGTTTTTATCTTTTACACAAATGAGCCAAAACATTATGACCAACTGCTTAATATGCTGATGTCGTCTGCATGCTGCCAATACAGTGCAGACCGAGGCATAAACTCTACAAGACCTCTAAAGGTGTTCTGTGATATCGGCCACCAGGACGTTAGCGGCAAATCCCGCTGGTTGTGAGGTAGAGCCATTGTGGATCAAAATGTCTTGTCCCGCACATCACACAAATGCTCAGTTGGATTGGGATTTCAACTCTGACTAATCATAATGTTTCAGCTCATCAGTTTATAATATTCAGTTTCACAAATGTGTTAAACAGCCTGCCTAATGTTACAATGGTGATTATACCAGTAAACTAATCTTATTTTTAGACCTACAAGCACTTGGGTGGACCATTACTATGACCACCATAGGAGGAACATATTAATATAAGAAATCAATACACATCATTTGAGAACATGTTGCATGCACATTAGCCAGTGATGTTTGATGTGTGCATTACCTGTCTCTTCATCTCTGCCACCTCCACTGATGGCTCATCCCACAGTTCATAAGGAACCCCCAGTTCAACCTTTACTCCCTTATCTACCAGGTTCTTCAGTGTGCTCATTGTTTGACTGGTGCCCTAGCAAACAAATATGGGGGAGAGTTGATTACAGAGCCCACAATTAACACTCGCCAAGCGTCAAGTGCACATAATATGTAACTGTCGGGCATATAAGACAATAACTTTGCAGTTGGCCagtaacattttaataaattctAGACATGGTTTTAGGacatggttttattgtgttgCTCTGTGCAACGACACATTAGTTCGAAAATACACATTTGTCTATACAGGTTAGGTTATTTTGCGGAATGATTGGAGATGTTGTTTTCAGCATCTGGAGATGTATTTAATTCGCTAATCATGTTCACGGTTGAGGTTAtgaattaatgttttattacctGTACGTTTGAAGATTATTTTATGTCATCGTAATGAATTAGCTGCAAGGCACAACAGCTGCATGATAGATGCTGTATAGCAATTGTTGACAATTGTTGCCATTGTTTCTACAAGAGGAAACCGAGGATAGCATGGATAGCTTCTTGTTGCCAGAGTCGATCCCCCCTATACGCAAGCTACGCCGGCTGTGTAGGGCCCCGCACCACTAGGGGGCCCCCTTGTTCTTAACGTCATGCAGCACTGCACAGACCAGCTGTCGAGTGACATCATTGTGCCGCGAGAGGCATTAGAAATTATAACAAGCAGTCTGGTCTCACAATACTTTAATTCCAGTTGTCAGTCCATCTATGCAGCTCCGCATGCAGTTAACGCACCTATCGACATGCATCTTCATTCGGATTTGGTTTAAAGCTATCCACCCAGAGCAGGAAAGGAAAGCGTCGTGAAGGTGAAGTAAAAAAAGATTAagaacacattaatgttttaaattccTGTTTAGTCTTGACTAACATGCAATGGATTTATAACAAACACTGCACTCCAAATCCCAAGATTCAGTTTTAGTCCAGtgtgttttgttaaaaatgcttgtacacattaataatcaaaatctttcatacgtgttaaaaaaaaaaaatattcatgcaAGATTGTTGGGTGACTCTTGttagcattttaa belongs to Paramisgurnus dabryanus chromosome 2, PD_genome_1.1, whole genome shotgun sequence and includes:
- the cnpy4 gene encoding protein canopy 4; this translates as MKHFALFLFWVFCHAMANQDERLPNKCEVCKLLTVELQGALEKSGRSKEVLEIGEVLDTGKRRRKIKYNTSETRLTEAMDNICERILQYKVHAERPGSLRYAKGTSQTMSTLKNLVDKGVKVELGVPYELWDEPSVEVAEMKRQCETMLEEHEEVVENWYFHHQEERLDKFFCEAHVLRNSDQECLKEVWKGDMGMKESVQESDVEGEKQTHDSGEL